The following proteins are co-located in the Takifugu flavidus isolate HTHZ2018 chromosome 16, ASM371156v2, whole genome shotgun sequence genome:
- the rps6ka5 gene encoding ribosomal protein S6 kinase alpha-5 translates to MPSPMEGSSREGDLFTVKHELKNANLTGHVERVGIENFELLKVLGTGAYGKVFLVRKVSGHDAGKLYAMKVLKKATIVQKAKTAEHTRTERQVLEHIRQSPFLVTLHYAFQTDTKLHLILDYVNGGELFTHLVQRVRFKEQEVALYSGEIVLALEHLHKLGVVYRDLKLENILLDSSGHIVLTDFGLSKEFDQVERAFSVCGTIEYMAPEIVEGGESGHDKAVDWWSLGVLMYELLTGGSPFTVDGDNNSHTDIAKRILKKDPPFPKDLGPLAKDIIQRLLVKDPKKRLGSGPNGAENVKKRPFYQKINWEDLAAKKVPAPFKPVIRDELDVSNFAEEFTEMDPTYSPAALPQNCDRIFQGYSFMAPSILFKRNVVMDDPVELCAGSDKPGSAAVARSAMMKDSPFYMSYEMDLRDNVLGEGSFSICRRCTHKKTGEKYAVKIVSKRMEAQTQREIAALKLCDGHPNIVKLHEIFHDQLHTYLVLELLGGGELLERIRRKQHFSETEASRIMRKLVSAVSHMHDVGVVHRDLKPENLLFTDESENSEIKIIDFGFARLKPPDNQLLKTPCFTLQYAAPEILKYDGYDESCDLWSLGVILYTMLSGQVPFQCQGKSLTHTSAEEIMKKIKQGDFSFEGEAWRNVSQQAKDLIQELLTVDPSKRIKMCGLRYNAWLQDDSQLSSNPLMTPDILGSSTASVHTCVKATFNAFNKCKREGFRLQTVDKAPLAKRRKMKKTSTSTETRSSSSESTHSSSSSSQSQEKTFAAAEAALQPPVSTPAGTPINTPLAVGTDSEHDPPHPAFDFSGQ, encoded by the exons CCAATCTGACAGGTCATGTAGAgcgggttggcattgaaaactTTGAGCTCCTAAAGGTGCTTGGAACAGGAG CATACGGAAAGGTGTTCCTGGTGAGGAAGGTGAGTGGCCACGATGCGGGGAAGCTGTACGCCATGAAGGTTTTGAAAAAGGCCACGATTGTGCAGAAGGCAAAGACCGCTGAGCACACGCGCACTGAGAGGCAAGTGCTGGAGCACATCCGCCAGTCCCCATTCCTCGTCACACTTCACTATGCCTTCCAGACGGATACCAAGCTGCACCTCATTCTCG ATTATGTGAACGGTGGAGAGCTCTTCACACATTTGGTGCAAAGGGTGCGTTTTAAGGAGCAGGAAGTAGCCTTGTACAGTGGAGAGATTGTGTTGGCACTGGAGCACCTCCACAAG CTCGGGGTTGTCTATCGGGACCTAAAGCTGGAGAACATTCTCCTGGATTCAAGCGGTCATATAGTTCTGACCGACTTTGGCCTGAGTAAAGAGTTTGATCAG GTGGAGAGGGCGTTTTCTGTCTGTGGCACGATTGAATACATGGCTCCAGAAATTGTGGAAGGGGGCGAGTCGGGACACGACAAG GCAGTGGACTGGTGGAGCCTCGGCGTTCTGATGTACGAGCTACTGACTGGCGGGTCGCCCTTCACTGTGGACGGAGACAACAACTCGCACACGGACATCGCGAA gagaattttaaaaaaagatcctcCTTTCCCCAAAGATTTGGGGCCGCTGGCCAAAGACATCATCCAGCGGCTCCTCGTTAAAGATCCAAAGAAAAGACTAGGCTCGGGTCCCAATGGAGCGGAGAATGTGAAGAAACGCCCGTTCTACCAG AAAATCAACTGGGAGGACCTGGCAGCTAAGAAGGTGCCCGCCCCCTTCAAGCCCGTGATCCGGGACGAGCTGGACGTCAGCAACTTTGCCGAAGAGTTCACGGAGATGGACCCGACCTACTCTCCTGCAGCGCTGCCTCAGAACTGCGACCGCATCTTTCAG ggctATTCCTTTATGGCCCCCTCGATCCTGTTCAAGAGAAACGTGGTGATGGACGACCCAGTGGAGCTGTGCGCTGGCTCAGACAAGCCCGGGTCTGCTGCGGTGGCCCGCAGTGCCATGATGAAG GACTCGCCTTTCTATATGAGTTATGAGATGGACCTGAGGGACAATGTTCTGGGAGAAGGAAGCTTCTCCATCTGCAGACGTTGCACACACAAGAAGACCGGGGAGAAATACGCCGTTAAAATTGTCAGCAAGAG gatggaggcaCAGACTCAGCGGGAAATCGCTGCCCTGAAGCTCTGTGACGGCCACCCCAACATCGTCAAGTTACATGAAATCTTCCACGATCAG CTTCACACATATctggttctggagctgctggggggaGGAGAACTGCTGGAGAGGATTCGCAGGAAGCAACATTTCAGCGAAACGGAGGCCAGCCGCATCATGCGAAAGCTGGTGTCGGCGGTCAGTCACATGCATGATGTCGGCGTCGTACACAGAGACCTTAAACCGGAG AACCTGCTCTTTACAGACGAGAGCGAGAACTCCGAGATAAAAATCATAGATTTCGGCTTCGCTCGCCTCAAACCACCAGACAATCAGCTTTTGAAGACTCCCTGCTTCACGCTGCAGTACGCCGCACCAGAGATACTCAAATACGATGGCTACGACGAGTCCTGTGACCTGTGGAGTCTGGGGGTCATTCTG TACACCATGCTGTCTGGCCAGGTGCCTTTTCAGTGTCAGGGGAAGAGCCTGACCCACACGAGTGCTGAAGAAATCATGAAGAAAATCAAACAGGGCGACTTCTCATTTGAAGGAGAGGCCTGGAGAAATGTGTCGCAGCAGGCCAAAGACCTCATACAGG agctgctgacggTGGACCCAAGCAAGAGGATTAAGATGTGCGGCCTGCGTTACAACGCCTGGCTGCAGGACGACAGCCAGCTGTCATCCAACCCCCTCATGACCCCAGATATCCTCGGCTCCTCGACCGCCTCCGTCCACACTTGCGTCAAAGCTACCTTTAAT GCATTTAACAAATGTAAGCGTGAAGGTTTCCGGCTGCAGACGGTGGACAAGGCCCCGCTggcaaagagaagaaagatgaaGAAGACCAGTACCAGCACAGAGAcccgcagcagctccagcgagAGCACCCACtcttcttcgtcctcctccCAGTCTCAGGAGAAGACCTTTGCAGCAGCTGAGGCCGCCCTGCAGCCCCCCGTCAGCACGCCCGCCGGCACGCCCATCAACACCCCGCTGGCGGTTGGGACGGATTCCGAGCACGACCCGCCACATCCAGCTTTCGACTTCTCAGGACagtga